The following are encoded in a window of Ranitomeya variabilis isolate aRanVar5 chromosome 6, aRanVar5.hap1, whole genome shotgun sequence genomic DNA:
- the LOC143783252 gene encoding uncharacterized protein LOC143783252, which yields MKDRFNKDLRAEKSAASGSGARHRLYKYHRVLAFLRPVLLMRTTHCTTVATGSGAVLQPAATDPSQPSSSAAPGGSSTLTGDQGAGPSGLPLSQSSFAAPIFAGSSRQRQRASDRSLMPEFLHLSSVLHEAIKALGDRMDVTHNLLNCRIQDVAKSVDQLKADLKKPAHHFFNQILEGMSEHLSPDLQLSVMQACNVAFVQAMQQSQSRNVAAYPTVPSLSQVNTIPTSAAYHCTATSIPSTGVLHYSANTMTSAVGHPTATTVTTAAPAWTSSADTTMTQDPGVAYRPGTLPMQQDPSMQYRTGPPQMQQDPGLAFRTGPTPMQQDRGLAYLTGPTPMQQDRGVAFRAGHPPMQQDPSMDPP from the exons atgaaggaccgcttcaacaaggacctacgtgcagagaagagtgcagctagtggttccggagcaaggcaccggctctacaaataccaccgtgtgttggccttcctgagaccggtccttctcatgagaac cacacactgcacgactgttgccacaggttctggagcggtccttcagccggcagccacggacccgtcccagccatccagcagcgcagcaccaggtgggtcttccacactcactggagaccagggggctggcccatcaggtcttcccctttcgcagtcctctttcgctgcacccatttttgcgggctcatcccggcagcgacagagggcttcggataggtccctcatgcccgagtttttacacttgagctcggttttacatgaagctatcaaggctttaggtgacagaatggatgtgacccataatctcttaaattgccgcatccaggatgtcgccaaaagcgttgatcaattgaaagccgacctcaagaagccagctcatcattttttcaatcaaatcctagagggcatgtcggaacaccttagccctgatctccagctgagtgtgatgcaggcctgcaatgttgcttttgtgcaggctatgcagcagagtcagagtcgtaatgtggcggcatatccaactgtgccgtcactgtcacaagtaaacactattcctacctctgctgcataccactgcacggccacctctattccctctacaggtgtactccactacagcgccaacacgatgacgagtgctgttggacatcccaccgccaccaccgtgacgaccgctgctccggcttggacctcctccgctgacaccaccatgacgcaggaccctggcgtggcttatcggcccggcaccctcccgatgcagcaggacccatccatgcaatatcggaccggcccaccccagatgcagcaggacccaggcctggcatttcggaccggacccaccccgatgcagcaggaccgaggcctggcatATCTGACCGGAccaaccccgatgcagcaggaccgaggagttgctttccgggcaggacaccccccgatgcagcaggacccatccatg gacccaccctga